A window of Thermosynechococcus sp. NK55a contains these coding sequences:
- a CDS encoding YggS family pyridoxal phosphate-dependent enzyme: MLSAAEIRDRASHLKSTLPPQVRLIAVSKFMPAAAIRAAYEAGIRDFGESRVQEAASKRAELADLTDITWHLIGHLQTNKVRQALQLFDWIHTVDRWKLAERIDTLLKETGAASPRCLLQVKLRPDPQKYGWEKSELEAALPQLDALSHLCCCGLMTILPLGLAPSEQLQVFQELRAWGEELSTKPWQQLQWQEYSMGMTQDYPLAVQAGATMVRIGTAIFGDRQSALAIRQE; this comes from the coding sequence GTGTTATCCGCTGCTGAAATTCGCGATCGCGCCAGCCACCTCAAATCAACGCTGCCCCCCCAGGTCCGCCTGATTGCCGTCAGCAAGTTTATGCCAGCGGCTGCGATTCGTGCTGCCTATGAGGCCGGCATTCGGGATTTTGGCGAAAGTCGCGTGCAGGAAGCTGCCAGCAAACGCGCTGAATTGGCTGACCTCACGGACATTACATGGCATCTGATTGGCCATTTGCAAACAAATAAAGTACGGCAGGCGCTGCAACTCTTTGATTGGATTCACACCGTTGACCGCTGGAAGTTGGCCGAGCGGATCGATACCCTCCTCAAGGAGACGGGGGCAGCCAGTCCCCGCTGTCTCTTGCAGGTAAAACTCCGCCCCGACCCCCAAAAATATGGCTGGGAAAAATCAGAGCTAGAGGCCGCCCTGCCCCAACTGGATGCTCTCTCCCATCTGTGCTGCTGTGGTCTGATGACCATTCTGCCCTTGGGGTTGGCCCCCTCAGAACAGTTGCAAGTATTTCAGGAATTGCGGGCTTGGGGTGAGGAACTGAGCACAAAGCCATGGCAGCAGCTCCAGTGGCAGGAGTATTCGATGGGGATGACCCAAGACTATCCCCTGGCGGTGCAGGCCGGCGCAACGATGGTGCGCATTGGTACGGCTATTTTTGGCGATCGCCAATCGGCGTTAGCAATTCGGCAGGAGTAA